The following coding sequences lie in one Myxococcus xanthus genomic window:
- a CDS encoding DUF2383 domain-containing protein — translation MASTNKDVETLNSFLRGEISAVETYRQAIGHVSDGLARDALEYCQHDHEHRVEEIRERILRMGGEPVESSGMWGTFAKLVQGGADVLGEKAAIQALEEGEDHGLSDYQRDADQVHGENRRFVRMELIPAQKRTHERLSRLKRTLH, via the coding sequence ATGGCGAGCACCAACAAGGACGTCGAGACGCTCAATTCGTTCCTGCGCGGCGAAATCTCCGCCGTGGAGACCTATCGTCAGGCGATCGGGCACGTCTCTGACGGACTGGCCCGTGACGCGCTGGAGTATTGCCAGCACGACCACGAGCACCGGGTCGAGGAGATTCGCGAGCGCATCCTGAGGATGGGCGGTGAGCCCGTGGAGAGCTCTGGCATGTGGGGCACCTTCGCCAAGCTGGTCCAAGGCGGCGCGGACGTCCTGGGCGAGAAGGCGGCCATCCAGGCGCTGGAGGAGGGCGAGGACCATGGCCTCTCCGACTACCAGCGCGACGCGGACCAGGTGCATGGCGAGAATCGACGCTTCGTGCGGATGGAATTGATTCCCGCGCAGAAGCGGACGCATGAGCGGCTCAGCCGTCTCAAGCGCACCCTTCACTAA
- a CDS encoding phosphoadenylyl-sulfate reductase gives MSPPQSHASALLAEAAEVKDAPAQDLLAWAERRFGARAAIASSFGVEDMVLIDLARQHAPSLRLFTLDTGRLPPETYELMEVVRKRYGVTVETYFPERARVEALESTKGYFSFRQSLEARKECCAIRKVEPLSRALAGQQAWVTGLRREQSVTRTDVATLEVDSAHGLLKLNPLARWSSRDIWAYVRAKSVPYNALHDRGYPSIGCAPCTRAVKPYEDERAGRWWWESAENRECGLHPVR, from the coding sequence ATGTCGCCCCCGCAGTCCCATGCCTCGGCCCTGCTCGCCGAAGCCGCCGAAGTGAAGGACGCCCCCGCGCAGGACCTCCTCGCCTGGGCCGAGCGCCGCTTCGGCGCGCGCGCGGCCATCGCCTCCAGCTTCGGCGTGGAGGACATGGTCCTCATCGACCTGGCGCGCCAGCATGCGCCCAGCTTGCGCCTCTTCACGCTCGACACCGGACGCCTGCCCCCGGAGACGTACGAGCTCATGGAGGTGGTGCGCAAGCGCTACGGCGTCACCGTGGAGACGTACTTCCCGGAGCGCGCGCGCGTGGAGGCGCTGGAGTCCACGAAGGGCTACTTCTCCTTTCGCCAGAGCCTGGAGGCGCGCAAGGAATGCTGCGCCATCCGCAAGGTGGAGCCCCTGTCGCGCGCGCTCGCGGGCCAACAGGCGTGGGTGACGGGACTGCGCCGTGAGCAGTCCGTCACCCGCACCGACGTGGCGACGCTGGAGGTGGACAGCGCGCATGGGCTGCTCAAGCTCAACCCGCTGGCCAGGTGGAGCAGCCGGGACATCTGGGCCTACGTCCGTGCGAAGAGCGTGCCCTACAACGCGCTCCATGACCGTGGCTACCCATCCATCGGCTGTGCGCCCTGCACGCGCGCGGTGAAGCCCTACGAGGACGAGCGCGCGGGCCGCTGGTGGTGGGAGTCCGCGGAGAACCGCGAGTGCGGCCTCCACCCGGTCCGATGA